One Niabella beijingensis DNA window includes the following coding sequences:
- a CDS encoding HAD-IIB family hydrolase gives MQEYYIQLFSPHGLIRHHKPEIGRDKDTGGQVKYVLELLEALSHHPQVRKVDLFTRRIADKRVSETYSHEIETISSKARIVRITCGGHLYKPKESLWDNLDEFVDKVIRFIEKQDDYPDIVHGHYADGNYIAGEISKIFEIPFIATGHSLGMNKKTILLKDGLSEETINQKFNMVRRVNEEEKTLRQASLIIVSTQHEIETQYGSYQNKDKARFRILPPGINTEVFYPFYRIGMPSFVLPLEQEQAMYRVSSEIERFLFAPGKPLILSIGRADKRKNFETIIDCFGQDKELQSMANLAIFAGVRKDITQMPEDEQEILTRLLLLMDKYDLYGKMALPKKNDPSLEVPEIYRLAAQRKGVFVNATPGENFGLTIVEAAACGLPIVASPTGGPKEIIGKAHNGMLVNVQDTKEIADALKKIIADTALWEKYSANGIRAGQEDYSWEAHVKNYIKSIDEIYKPQAHLKETQELPLGKKLMKADLFFISDLDGTLIEGKDASGLDTIKQWVDDNKNKVIFGIASGRNKALTSAALRQFRFPEPDILICSAGTEIYYTRNFLPDPGWESHINHQWKRKELVAALENYPGLHLQEADAQWEYKLSYYVNDHFNEGDLADLYKFLDDRRLRAKILLTDNRFLDILPVRAGKGNAVRYLSYKWQLPLDHFITAGNGGNDIDMLRGRTRGIVVSNHSPELELLKKSRHVYFAKGKQATGVMEGIHHYLNLHASKAEKSDTRSDKPDPDSRREKNQK, from the coding sequence ATGCAAGAATACTACATACAACTCTTTAGCCCACACGGATTGATCCGGCATCATAAACCTGAGATCGGAAGGGATAAGGACACGGGCGGACAGGTAAAATACGTACTGGAATTACTGGAAGCCCTGTCTCATCATCCGCAGGTCAGAAAGGTGGATCTTTTCACCAGGCGGATCGCAGACAAGCGGGTGTCGGAAACATATAGTCACGAAATAGAAACCATCTCTTCCAAAGCCCGTATTGTACGGATCACCTGCGGTGGTCACTTATACAAACCTAAAGAAAGTTTGTGGGATAACCTTGATGAATTTGTAGACAAGGTCATCCGCTTTATTGAAAAACAGGACGACTATCCGGATATCGTACACGGGCATTACGCCGATGGGAATTATATCGCCGGGGAGATCAGCAAGATCTTTGAAATCCCTTTTATAGCTACCGGTCATTCGCTTGGGATGAATAAAAAAACGATCCTTTTAAAGGACGGGCTCTCGGAAGAAACGATCAACCAGAAATTCAATATGGTCCGCCGGGTGAATGAGGAAGAGAAGACCCTGCGGCAGGCCAGCCTGATCATTGTAAGTACGCAGCATGAGATCGAAACACAGTACGGTTCTTATCAAAACAAGGATAAGGCGCGGTTCCGGATCCTTCCTCCCGGTATCAATACCGAAGTCTTTTATCCTTTTTACCGCATCGGTATGCCTTCCTTTGTGCTGCCGCTGGAACAGGAACAGGCCATGTACCGCGTCAGTTCGGAGATCGAACGTTTTCTTTTTGCACCCGGCAAGCCCCTGATCCTTTCTATAGGACGGGCGGACAAGCGCAAAAATTTTGAAACCATCATCGACTGCTTCGGGCAGGATAAAGAGCTGCAGAGTATGGCCAATCTTGCCATTTTTGCGGGCGTGCGGAAGGATATCACACAGATGCCGGAAGATGAACAGGAGATCCTCACCCGGCTGCTGCTGCTGATGGACAAATACGATCTGTACGGCAAAATGGCACTCCCCAAGAAAAATGATCCTTCGCTTGAAGTGCCGGAGATCTACCGCCTGGCCGCACAACGGAAAGGAGTATTTGTAAATGCCACCCCCGGTGAGAACTTTGGTCTTACCATCGTGGAAGCCGCCGCCTGCGGTCTGCCGATCGTTGCATCTCCTACAGGCGGCCCCAAAGAGATCATCGGAAAGGCCCATAACGGGATGCTGGTAAATGTTCAGGACACAAAGGAAATTGCGGATGCCTTAAAAAAGATCATCGCCGACACCGCATTATGGGAAAAATATTCTGCAAATGGTATACGGGCCGGACAGGAAGATTATTCCTGGGAAGCGCATGTCAAAAACTATATCAAATCGATCGATGAGATCTATAAGCCCCAGGCGCATCTGAAGGAAACACAGGAACTGCCTCTGGGTAAAAAACTGATGAAGGCGGATCTTTTTTTTATTTCGGATCTGGATGGAACGCTGATCGAGGGAAAGGACGCCTCCGGCCTGGACACCATAAAACAATGGGTAGACGATAACAAGAACAAGGTCATTTTCGGGATCGCCTCCGGCCGGAATAAAGCGCTTACCAGTGCGGCACTCCGGCAGTTCCGGTTCCCGGAGCCGGACATCCTGATCTGTTCTGCCGGTACAGAGATCTATTATACCCGGAATTTCCTTCCCGACCCCGGCTGGGAAAGTCATATCAATCACCAATGGAAACGGAAAGAACTCGTTGCTGCCCTGGAAAACTATCCGGGCTTGCATTTGCAGGAAGCCGATGCCCAGTGGGAATACAAACTCAGTTATTATGTGAATGACCATTTTAATGAAGGAGACCTCGCCGACCTCTATAAATTCCTGGATGACCGCAGGCTGAGGGCTAAAATATTACTGACCGACAACCGGTTCCTGGATATCCTGCCCGTAAGAGCGGGAAAAGGAAATGCGGTGCGTTACCTGAGTTATAAATGGCAGCTGCCGCTTGATCATTTTATCACAGCAGGAAACGGAGGGAATGATATCGACATGCTGCGCGGCCGTACCCGAGGCATCGTGGTATCCAATCACAGCCCCGAACTGGAGTTGCTGAAAAAAAGCCGGCATGTTTATTTTGCAAAAGGAAAACAGGCCACAGGCGTTATGGAGGGGATTCATCATTATCTGAACCTGCACGCTTCAAAAGCAGAAAAATCAGATACGCGGAGCGATAAACCCGACCCTGATAGTCGCCGCGAGAAAAATCAGAAATGA
- a CDS encoding enoyl-ACP reductase FabI translates to MAYNLLKGKKGIIFGALDDKSIAWKTAQQCYREGAELVLTNAPVALRMGEINKLAAECGNAPVIGADVTSMDDLKALLEQSIAHFGGKIDFILHSVGMGLNVRKGKEYTDLNYDWNHKTFDISSMSLHRILKTAWDLDALNEQASVIALTYIAAQRVFPDYSEMADAKALLESITRTFGYYYGVKKKVRINTISQSPTKTTAGSGVKGFDNFISYAEKMSPLGNAPAEDCANYISVMFSDLTRYVTMQNLFHDGGFSFTGVTEAVLESMQ, encoded by the coding sequence ATGGCATATAATCTTTTAAAAGGGAAAAAAGGAATCATCTTTGGTGCGCTGGATGATAAATCCATTGCATGGAAAACCGCACAACAATGTTATCGTGAAGGGGCCGAACTGGTACTGACCAATGCACCCGTGGCATTGCGCATGGGCGAGATCAACAAATTGGCAGCGGAATGCGGGAATGCTCCTGTGATCGGAGCAGACGTTACCAGCATGGATGACCTGAAAGCCCTGTTGGAACAATCAATAGCACATTTCGGGGGGAAGATCGATTTCATCCTGCACTCTGTAGGCATGGGACTGAACGTTCGCAAAGGAAAGGAATATACGGATTTAAATTACGACTGGAATCATAAAACATTCGATATCTCCTCCATGAGCCTGCACCGTATCTTAAAAACGGCATGGGACCTGGATGCTTTAAACGAGCAGGCCAGCGTCATCGCGCTGACCTACATCGCAGCGCAACGGGTATTTCCCGACTACAGCGAAATGGCGGACGCGAAAGCATTGCTGGAAAGCATTACCCGTACCTTCGGGTATTACTATGGCGTTAAGAAAAAAGTGCGCATCAATACCATTTCGCAATCGCCTACAAAAACAACTGCCGGCAGTGGCGTAAAAGGCTTTGACAACTTTATCAGTTATGCAGAGAAAATGAGTCCGCTGGGTAATGCTCCGGCAGAGGACTGCGCCAATTATATTTCCGTTATGTTCAGTGACCTCACCCGGTATGTGACCATGCAGAATCTCTTTCATGATGGAGGGTTCAGCTTTACCGGAGTTACGGAAGCAGTACTGGAGTCTATGCAATAA
- a CDS encoding winged helix-turn-helix transcriptional regulator: MAKIISTDYVCSVDYAFRRVGGKYKGRILWYLHEHKNVLRYGELKRLVQNITPKMLTQTLRELEEDDLVSRNVFHEVPPRVEYSLTATGKELIPFIGHLKQWGDKQIKREKKRAEATQAKT; encoded by the coding sequence ATGGCAAAAATAATTTCAACGGACTATGTCTGCTCTGTGGATTATGCGTTCCGCAGGGTCGGCGGAAAATATAAGGGGCGTATTTTATGGTACCTTCATGAACATAAAAATGTGTTGCGTTATGGGGAGCTGAAACGACTCGTGCAGAACATTACGCCCAAGATGCTTACGCAGACATTACGCGAACTCGAAGAGGACGATCTGGTGAGCAGGAATGTTTTTCATGAAGTGCCGCCCCGCGTGGAATATTCGCTTACGGCAACGGGAAAGGAACTCATCCCCTTCATCGGTCATCTGAAGCAATGGGGCGACAAACAGATCAAACGGGAAAAGAAACGGGCTGAAGCAACGCAGGCAAAGACCTGA
- a CDS encoding NADP-dependent oxidoreductase — MKAILLEKAGGVEQLKLTDIPEPVLNENEVLIQTKAISINPVDVKARANEKTLDWLFGTQRPVILGWDISGEVVAAGSDVTRFKKGDAVFGMINFPGSGKGYAEYVAAPEDQLAMKPSEISHEEAAATTLAALTAWQALVAADPVGKGDKVLIHAGAGGVGHFAIQIAKNLGAYVVATSSGKNREFILSLGADAHIDYTTDNFDEVLNDIDFVLDTVGGNVLERSVTVTRPGGRIITLPSSSFSEEAKTAAAAKNIDLKQIMVQSSGQDMQSLAAWLQEGRLKAKVAAVYPFEELAKAHLQVETGRTVGKVIVTL; from the coding sequence ATGAAAGCAATTTTATTAGAGAAGGCCGGCGGCGTTGAGCAACTGAAGCTGACAGATATACCGGAACCGGTCCTGAATGAGAATGAAGTGCTGATACAAACAAAAGCGATCAGCATCAACCCGGTGGATGTAAAGGCAAGGGCGAATGAAAAAACACTGGACTGGCTTTTTGGTACGCAGCGGCCGGTGATCCTGGGGTGGGATATCTCAGGGGAAGTAGTAGCGGCAGGTTCGGATGTAACAAGGTTCAAAAAAGGAGATGCCGTATTTGGGATGATCAATTTTCCGGGTAGTGGCAAGGGCTATGCTGAATATGTTGCCGCTCCGGAAGACCAGCTGGCGATGAAACCTTCGGAGATCTCCCATGAGGAAGCGGCTGCTACCACGCTGGCGGCCTTAACGGCATGGCAGGCGCTGGTTGCCGCTGATCCTGTTGGCAAAGGCGATAAGGTGCTTATTCATGCGGGTGCCGGTGGCGTGGGACATTTCGCTATCCAGATCGCAAAAAACCTCGGGGCCTATGTGGTAGCCACTTCATCCGGGAAGAACCGGGAATTCATCCTGTCACTCGGCGCAGACGCACACATCGATTATACAACGGACAATTTTGATGAAGTATTAAACGATATCGATTTTGTACTGGACACCGTTGGAGGTAATGTGCTGGAGCGGTCTGTTACCGTAACCAGGCCCGGCGGGCGGATCATTACGTTGCCATCCTCCAGTTTTTCTGAGGAAGCCAAAACGGCGGCTGCTGCAAAGAATATCGATCTCAAACAGATCATGGTGCAGTCGAGCGGACAGGATATGCAATCCCTGGCGGCATGGCTTCAGGAAGGGCGGTTAAAAGCAAAAGTGGCGGCCGTTTATCCCTTTGAGGAGCTGGCTAAAGCACATCTTCAGGTAGAAACCGGCAGGACGGTTGGTAAGGTGATCGTTACTTTATAA
- a CDS encoding SDR family NAD(P)-dependent oxidoreductase has protein sequence MFQLNNKTAVITGGGSGIGKAVALLFAKAGARVVVADFNKEAGLQTIGEIEAAGGKAEGIFLDVSRQEEVTAAFEQLQVIDILVNSAGISHIGKADTTAEADFDRVYSVNVKGVYNMLHAAIPRMKKQGGGVIVNMASIASSIGLPDRFAYSMSKGAVLAMTLSVAKDYISDGIRCNCVSPARVHTPFVDGFLGKTYPGKEKEMFDKLSKTQPIGRMAKPEEIAALILYLCSDEAAFITGCDYPIDGGFIKLNN, from the coding sequence ATGTTTCAACTAAACAATAAAACCGCTGTGATAACAGGCGGCGGAAGCGGTATCGGGAAGGCCGTAGCGCTTTTATTTGCAAAGGCCGGTGCCCGGGTGGTAGTGGCTGATTTTAATAAGGAAGCCGGATTGCAGACAATCGGCGAGATCGAGGCCGCCGGTGGCAAGGCGGAGGGTATTTTTCTGGATGTATCCCGCCAGGAAGAGGTTACTGCGGCCTTTGAACAGCTGCAGGTGATTGATATCCTGGTGAACAGTGCCGGTATCTCCCATATAGGAAAGGCGGACACCACTGCTGAAGCAGACTTCGACCGGGTTTACAGCGTAAATGTAAAAGGTGTTTATAACATGTTGCATGCGGCGATACCACGAATGAAGAAACAGGGCGGTGGGGTAATCGTCAATATGGCTTCCATTGCCTCCAGTATCGGATTGCCCGATCGTTTTGCCTATTCGATGAGTAAAGGAGCGGTGCTGGCCATGACCCTGTCGGTTGCCAAGGATTATATCAGCGATGGCATCCGTTGCAATTGTGTTTCTCCTGCACGGGTACATACGCCCTTTGTGGATGGGTTCCTTGGAAAGACCTATCCCGGCAAGGAAAAAGAGATGTTCGATAAATTGTCCAAAACACAACCTATCGGCCGTATGGCCAAACCGGAAGAGATTGCCGCACTGATCCTGTACCTGTGCAGCGACGAGGCCGCATTCATCACCGGATGTGATTATCCGATCGACGGGGGATTCATTAAACTGAACAATTAA
- a CDS encoding SatD family protein — translation MIAIVTGDIIRSETVDPKEWMPLLKNFLKKQGQTPGDWEIYRGDAFQLRLPPAEALFKCMLLKSIIKQKVDLDVRLSIGLGDVSYKTEKLTESNGTAFVRSGRKFDSMKEEKTTLALATGDEKTDTTLNLLARFASLIMDNWSPAAAAIVQLFLEKPEWNQQQVAEKLKINQSAVSQSRKRAQFDLLIDFNKFYQSTITGHTT, via the coding sequence ATGATAGCAATCGTTACCGGAGATATCATCCGTTCAGAAACGGTGGATCCCAAAGAGTGGATGCCGCTTCTGAAAAACTTTTTAAAAAAGCAAGGTCAGACCCCGGGCGACTGGGAGATCTACCGCGGCGATGCCTTCCAGCTGAGGTTACCGCCGGCTGAAGCCCTCTTCAAATGCATGCTGTTGAAAAGTATCATAAAACAAAAGGTAGACCTGGATGTGCGGCTCAGCATCGGGCTGGGGGACGTTTCGTATAAAACGGAAAAGCTTACAGAGTCGAACGGGACTGCATTTGTACGATCCGGCCGGAAATTTGACAGCATGAAGGAAGAAAAGACCACGCTGGCACTGGCAACCGGAGATGAAAAGACAGATACCACCCTGAACCTTCTGGCGCGTTTTGCTTCGCTGATCATGGACAACTGGAGTCCGGCTGCAGCGGCGATCGTACAGCTGTTCCTGGAAAAGCCCGAATGGAACCAGCAGCAGGTCGCGGAAAAATTAAAGATCAACCAGTCTGCGGTAAGCCAGAGCCGTAAACGTGCACAATTTGATCTCCTGATCGATTTCAATAAATTTTATCAATCAACAATAACCGGACACACCACATGA
- a CDS encoding fumarylacetoacetate hydrolase family protein, producing MKLIRYGQPGKEKTGVLIDDVRYDTSAFGEDYNEAFFENNGLERLQQFINKNASALPKVDDNERWGSCVARPSKIICIGLNYALHAKETNAPVPKEPVIFFKSTTALCGPFDEVIIPKNSVKTDWEVELAVVIGKKASYVEEAEALDYVAGYALHNDYSEREFQIERGGQWVKGKSCDTFAPLGPFMATTDEIENPNNLKLWLKVNGTLMQDSTTSDFIFNIQQVISHLSQFMTLLPGDVISTGTPAGVGLGQKPEPWYLKPGDVVELGIEGLGTSKQTAVVYQQA from the coding sequence ATGAAATTAATAAGATACGGGCAGCCGGGAAAGGAAAAGACAGGTGTGCTGATTGATGATGTACGATATGATACATCGGCATTCGGAGAAGATTACAACGAAGCTTTTTTTGAGAACAATGGTTTGGAGCGACTGCAGCAATTTATAAATAAAAATGCTTCCGCTCTGCCAAAAGTGGATGATAACGAACGCTGGGGCAGTTGTGTGGCGCGGCCTTCCAAGATCATTTGCATCGGGTTGAACTACGCCCTGCATGCAAAGGAAACCAATGCTCCTGTTCCCAAAGAACCGGTGATCTTCTTTAAATCCACCACGGCGTTGTGCGGACCTTTTGATGAGGTGATCATTCCGAAGAATTCGGTTAAGACCGACTGGGAAGTGGAACTGGCGGTAGTGATCGGAAAAAAAGCATCCTATGTTGAAGAGGCTGAAGCACTGGATTATGTGGCCGGGTATGCCCTGCACAACGATTACAGTGAGCGGGAGTTCCAGATCGAACGCGGTGGTCAGTGGGTAAAGGGCAAGAGCTGCGATACGTTTGCACCGCTCGGTCCTTTTATGGCCACAACGGATGAAATCGAAAACCCCAATAACCTGAAGCTTTGGTTAAAAGTGAACGGAACCCTGATGCAGGATTCTACTACTTCCGATTTTATCTTTAACATACAACAGGTGATCAGTCACCTGAGCCAGTTCATGACCCTGCTTCCCGGGGATGTGATCTCTACGGGAACACCGGCTGGTGTGGGTTTGGGACAAAAGCCCGAGCCCTGGTACCTGAAACCCGGCGATGTGGTGGAGCTGGGTATTGAAGGACTGGGCACCTCCAAACAAACTGCGGTGGTGTATCAACAAGCATAG
- a CDS encoding DUF3307 domain-containing protein, with the protein MILLIKLLLAHLLGDFVLQPSRWVEEKERKKYKSPKLYLHVLIHFALILLITMDARYLAPAAVIAGSHLLIDLAKLQLQTPKTSKTFFVLDQVLHLTVIVCVAWWMEPFALQVTPSQVNTLLIIATGLVLLTTPVSVIIKLILSKWAPATEIRTDVIETKSLQHAGMMIGYIERILVLIFILNQQWVAIGFLVTAKSVFRFSDLKVGQDRKLTEYILIGTLLSFGIAIVTGVIVEQVIGISTSYIH; encoded by the coding sequence ATGATACTACTGATAAAACTGTTGCTGGCTCATTTACTGGGCGATTTTGTGTTGCAGCCCTCACGCTGGGTGGAAGAAAAAGAACGCAAAAAATACAAAAGTCCCAAGCTGTACCTGCATGTACTCATTCATTTTGCATTGATCCTGCTGATCACCATGGACGCCCGTTACCTGGCCCCGGCCGCGGTTATTGCAGGCAGCCACCTGCTGATCGACCTGGCCAAACTCCAGTTACAAACACCAAAAACAAGTAAAACATTCTTTGTACTGGACCAGGTATTGCATCTCACCGTGATCGTATGCGTTGCCTGGTGGATGGAGCCGTTTGCATTGCAGGTAACTCCTTCGCAGGTAAACACATTGCTGATCATTGCCACCGGCCTGGTACTGCTTACCACCCCGGTTTCTGTGATCATCAAACTGATCTTATCCAAATGGGCGCCGGCTACAGAAATCAGGACAGATGTTATTGAAACCAAATCATTGCAGCATGCCGGTATGATGATCGGCTATATTGAGCGCATACTGGTACTGATCTTTATCCTCAACCAGCAATGGGTGGCCATCGGGTTCCTGGTAACGGCCAAATCAGTTTTCCGTTTCAGCGACCTGAAGGTGGGACAGGACCGGAAGCTGACCGAATACATACTCATTGGCACCCTGCTTAGCTTTGGCATTGCGATCGTTACCGGCGTGATCGTTGAACAGGTGATCGGCATCAGTACTTCTTATATCCATTAA